One Thermodesulfovibrionales bacterium genomic region harbors:
- a CDS encoding HEAT repeat domain-containing protein — protein MMIQSKRLVRLIRDLSHHNASKRRSAAEALAKSDERAIYPLIKALKDENAGVQDAAMRSLISLGGEVTAYMVLPLLREDAFLRNTATIILKEIGAPAVPLFVSFLRDKDPDVRKFALDLIGEIRECDYCPEIANLLQHDPNPNVRASAAKVIGVLQYRDALPQLIAALGDDEWVCFSAIESLAAMYHESSLESIEKLLESPSDALRYAAIETLGKIGMTRSADALINHMTKAEGFEKEATLKSLIQIGVTPSVPGGPEMLLEMFTSGDWEDKRIALKGLVALQETRAIYPLIDMAGSLDPSEPENEERLLHIKEALRSFGCSESLIAVLNNPSLKYRGKAIAIEVIGDLRCTEAVPHLIRFFEGDVRDVRRASMRALLEIGEKEIKDTLVDAIDDYDGHVRRMAVAALGRIGDRASFEPILKLLLAERYADVKEEAVRALLMIDPAALSCHLHEFDGFVKEVIGKCSEDVDILLSLLEDRDLSVRVAALTGLGKIQDERVCGRLAWAMRAAEPEVRKAAIAAMSEHNCYHDEIKSALADDDQWVRMSAVNALGESFRKDMINNLIPMVEDGSLPVVLSAIAAISRIGGREAFSILSSLTNHGVEAVREKACEAIQGLRYAGD, from the coding sequence ATGATGATTCAATCCAAAAGACTCGTGCGACTCATTAGGGACCTTTCTCATCACAACGCGTCAAAAAGGAGGTCCGCTGCAGAGGCGCTGGCGAAAAGTGACGAAAGAGCGATTTATCCCTTGATCAAGGCCTTGAAGGATGAAAACGCTGGAGTCCAGGATGCTGCCATGCGTTCTCTCATATCTCTGGGAGGCGAGGTCACGGCGTACATGGTCCTGCCCCTCCTCAGGGAGGATGCATTCCTCAGGAACACGGCAACAATCATCCTGAAGGAGATCGGCGCACCTGCCGTCCCCCTCTTTGTCTCCTTCCTCAGGGACAAGGACCCTGACGTGCGTAAATTTGCCCTCGATCTTATCGGTGAAATCAGGGAGTGTGATTATTGCCCTGAGATCGCCAACCTTCTCCAACATGACCCCAATCCGAATGTCCGGGCATCTGCTGCAAAGGTGATCGGAGTTCTCCAATATCGGGACGCTTTGCCGCAACTCATCGCCGCACTGGGGGATGATGAATGGGTATGTTTCTCAGCCATAGAATCGCTGGCAGCGATGTATCATGAGTCGTCCCTTGAGTCCATCGAGAAGCTGCTCGAAAGTCCTTCAGATGCCCTGAGATATGCTGCAATAGAGACCCTAGGCAAGATAGGAATGACAAGGTCAGCCGATGCCCTCATCAACCACATGACAAAGGCAGAAGGATTTGAAAAAGAGGCAACGCTCAAGAGTCTGATCCAGATAGGGGTCACTCCTTCCGTGCCCGGGGGACCGGAAATGCTCCTTGAAATGTTCACGTCCGGAGACTGGGAGGATAAACGCATCGCCCTCAAAGGTCTCGTAGCGCTGCAGGAAACGAGGGCCATCTATCCCCTGATCGACATGGCCGGCTCCCTCGATCCCTCTGAGCCTGAGAATGAAGAGAGGTTGCTCCATATCAAGGAAGCCCTTCGGAGCTTTGGCTGTTCAGAATCCCTCATCGCTGTTCTGAACAACCCGTCGCTCAAATACCGGGGAAAGGCCATAGCGATCGAGGTGATAGGGGATTTGAGGTGCACTGAAGCAGTACCTCACCTTATACGGTTCTTTGAAGGAGACGTGAGGGACGTGAGGAGGGCAAGCATGAGGGCCCTCCTCGAGATAGGTGAGAAAGAGATAAAGGATACGCTCGTCGATGCTATCGATGATTATGATGGACACGTCAGGAGGATGGCAGTGGCCGCACTCGGCAGGATTGGTGACAGGGCTTCCTTTGAACCCATTCTGAAACTCCTGCTTGCAGAAAGGTACGCGGACGTAAAAGAAGAGGCGGTCAGGGCACTCCTCATGATAGATCCGGCGGCCCTCTCTTGCCATCTTCATGAATTTGACGGGTTTGTCAAGGAGGTTATCGGGAAATGCTCAGAGGATGTTGATATCCTTCTCTCATTATTGGAAGATAGAGACCTTTCGGTCAGGGTGGCTGCTCTCACCGGACTTGGGAAGATACAGGACGAAAGGGTTTGCGGCCGACTCGCCTGGGCGATGCGTGCCGCCGAACCTGAGGTGAGGAAGGCGGCGATCGCGGCGATGAGCGAGCACAACTGCTACCATGATGAGATCAAGTCGGCTCTCGCCGATGATGACCAGTGGGTAAGGATGTCCGCAGTCAATGCCTTAGGGGAGTCCTTCAGGAAAGATATGATCAATAATCTCATCCCCATGGTCGAAGACGGAAGCCTACCCGTTGTCCTCTCTGCCATCGCTGCCATATCCCGCATCGGCGGGAGAGAGGCGTTCAGCATCCTCAGTTCATTGACAAACCACGGCGTGGAAGCCGTTCGAGAAAAGGCCTGTGAGGCGATTCAAGGGTTGCGGTATGCGGGGGATTAG
- a CDS encoding FliA/WhiG family RNA polymerase sigma factor: MVATKERLKEEEKERIINDFLPFIKYTAYRLTWRLPPQLTVQDLISVGVMGLLDALGRYKDNGVKLSTFAEYRIRGAMLDELRAHDWIPKNVKKKIDSVKSAYLTLERELGRSPEGEEVAERLEIPLNEYYRILQSANVKVSVRFEDFGDRANDENGLDVIECISDPDAKTPLEICEENRKKEALARVISELPEKEQIILSLYYWEEMTMKEIGNVMNLTEGRVSQIHNQALMRLKAKVDL, from the coding sequence ATGGTCGCAACGAAGGAAAGACTGAAGGAAGAGGAGAAGGAGCGTATTATCAATGACTTTCTCCCATTCATCAAGTATACCGCCTATCGACTCACATGGAGGCTGCCCCCTCAGCTGACCGTTCAGGATCTCATCAGCGTCGGTGTCATGGGGCTCCTCGATGCACTGGGCAGATATAAGGACAATGGGGTGAAACTCAGCACCTTTGCCGAGTACCGCATAAGGGGCGCGATGCTCGACGAACTGCGGGCCCATGACTGGATTCCCAAGAACGTGAAGAAGAAGATCGACAGCGTTAAGTCAGCATATCTCACCCTCGAAAGGGAGCTCGGTCGTTCTCCTGAGGGCGAAGAGGTAGCGGAAAGACTTGAGATTCCTCTCAACGAGTACTACCGGATACTCCAGAGTGCAAATGTTAAGGTGTCCGTGAGGTTTGAGGATTTTGGGGACAGGGCGAATGATGAAAACGGCCTCGATGTGATAGAATGCATATCCGATCCCGACGCCAAAACCCCGCTTGAGATCTGCGAAGAGAACAGAAAAAAGGAGGCCCTAGCCCGGGTCATCAGCGAACTCCCTGAGAAGGAACAGATAATACTCTCCCTCTACTATTGGGAAGAGATGACGATGAAGGAAATAGGAAATGTGATGAACCTTACCGAGGGGAGGGTGTCGCAGATCCACAATCAGGCACTCATGAGGCTGAAGGCAAAGGTAGACCTGTGA
- a CDS encoding MinD/ParA family protein: protein MLKKKSDKRKHVKTIAVASGKGGVGKTNVVANLAIAVKRLGKDVMILDGDLGLSNIDVLLHLAPRQNIQNLLSGEMGLRDVVVEGPHGIKILPASSGVQELTSLDEFQRLRILEAFDRYEENVDVLLIDTAAGISENVAFFCIAAQEIIIVASPEPTAITDAYALMKVLFTRYQEKEFNILVNSVRNSGEAMEVFRRLSLAAEKFLNISLNYLGYIPFDETVRKAVSSQKAFVDVYPDGPASLQVTEIASKILDPRSKVKGTLQFFIGNLLSASSV from the coding sequence ATGCTGAAAAAAAAATCTGACAAGAGGAAACATGTCAAGACCATAGCCGTGGCAAGCGGAAAAGGAGGTGTGGGGAAGACGAATGTTGTGGCGAACCTTGCCATAGCGGTCAAAAGGCTCGGTAAAGATGTGATGATCCTTGATGGCGACCTTGGCCTCAGCAACATTGATGTCCTCCTTCATCTGGCGCCGAGACAGAACATCCAGAACCTCCTGAGCGGAGAGATGGGGCTCAGGGACGTTGTCGTCGAGGGTCCTCACGGGATAAAGATCCTCCCCGCCAGCTCGGGGGTACAGGAGCTTACGTCCCTTGATGAATTTCAGAGACTGAGGATTCTGGAGGCCTTCGACAGGTACGAAGAGAATGTGGATGTCCTTCTTATTGATACGGCGGCAGGCATTTCGGAGAACGTGGCCTTCTTCTGCATAGCGGCACAGGAGATCATTATCGTGGCGTCTCCCGAACCAACAGCAATCACCGATGCCTATGCCCTCATGAAGGTGCTCTTCACGAGGTACCAGGAGAAGGAGTTCAATATCCTTGTCAATTCTGTGAGGAACTCCGGGGAGGCGATGGAAGTCTTCAGGAGACTCTCCCTTGCCGCAGAAAAATTCCTCAATATTTCTCTGAACTATCTTGGGTATATCCCCTTTGACGAAACGGTGCGGAAAGCAGTGAGCTCCCAGAAAGCCTTTGTTGATGTCTATCCCGACGGCCCTGCATCACTGCAGGTTACGGAGATTGCATCAAAGATTCTCGATCCCCGCAGCAAGGTGAAGGGGACGCTGCAGTTCTTCATCGGGAATCTCCTGTCCGCATCGAGCGTATAG
- the flhF gene encoding flagellar biosynthesis protein FlhF produces MKIKKFRAKSFSEALELIKKELSEDAIILSTEEKKGIRPSVEVTAAVDYDSPGLQQRPEEGSRRQDGDIIYRKALNSSPSLDTPRPVNIMTNEIKDEIVKLRGAIEGMRNTGYEIALPVRKRMVMNFLRERSVRDEFALRLCDKARDVNDIASLISEDIRVKERTNSRRAVMLIGPTGVGKTTTIAKLSARALKEGRRVAVINLDTYRIGAVEQMRIYTRIMGIPLAVASSVAELRRSLHNFSKTRDIVFIDTTGRNPREEAYIDGILETFSVSSGEEPSSEFPLELHLLMSASADDAFMIEAYRSYRRLPIDSIAFTKVDEAVRFGSLYNLMLTYQKPVAYITTGQTVPDDLEFTNHQSLANLILTKGSFRC; encoded by the coding sequence ATGAAGATTAAGAAATTTAGAGCGAAGAGTTTCAGTGAGGCCCTGGAGCTCATAAAGAAAGAGCTGAGCGAGGACGCGATCATCCTCTCCACGGAAGAAAAGAAAGGTATCAGGCCCTCTGTCGAGGTCACGGCTGCCGTTGACTATGACAGCCCCGGTCTGCAGCAAAGGCCGGAGGAGGGAAGCCGGAGACAAGATGGAGATATCATATATAGGAAGGCGCTCAACTCCTCTCCCTCTCTTGATACCCCCCGACCTGTGAACATCATGACCAACGAAATAAAGGATGAGATTGTGAAACTCCGTGGCGCCATCGAGGGGATGAGGAATACCGGTTATGAGATAGCGCTGCCGGTAAGAAAGAGGATGGTGATGAACTTCCTCAGGGAGAGATCGGTGCGGGATGAGTTTGCACTGCGTCTCTGCGACAAGGCAAGGGACGTAAACGACATCGCTTCATTGATATCGGAAGACATCAGGGTGAAGGAACGAACGAACAGCAGAAGGGCTGTCATGCTCATCGGACCGACGGGAGTTGGGAAGACGACGACCATAGCGAAGCTCTCGGCTAGGGCTCTCAAAGAGGGCAGGAGGGTCGCCGTCATCAACCTCGACACTTACAGGATCGGAGCTGTCGAACAGATGAGGATCTATACGAGGATCATGGGAATCCCCCTGGCCGTGGCCTCGAGTGTCGCGGAACTGAGGAGAAGTCTCCACAATTTCTCCAAGACCAGGGATATCGTCTTTATCGATACCACGGGAAGAAATCCCCGGGAAGAAGCATACATAGACGGAATCCTCGAAACCTTTTCGGTATCATCCGGCGAGGAGCCGTCGTCAGAGTTTCCCCTGGAGCTTCATCTCCTCATGAGTGCCAGCGCAGACGATGCATTCATGATAGAGGCTTACCGATCATACCGAAGATTGCCGATCGATTCCATCGCCTTCACAAAAGTCGACGAGGCCGTGAGATTCGGCTCACTCTACAACCTCATGCTCACTTACCAGAAGCCGGTTGCCTATATCACGACGGGACAGACCGTACCGGACGACCTTGAGTTTACGAATCACCAGAGCCTTGCAAACCTCATACTGACGAAGGGGAGTTTTCGATGCTGA